Proteins found in one Streptomyces sp. NBC_00461 genomic segment:
- a CDS encoding ABC transporter permease gives MAAIQVVQSEWTKIRSVASTVWTLSLSVVVTVALGMLISALSRHEFDNMSQKDRLSFDPTFISFAGMSLGQLAMIVFGVLVVSNEYSTGMIRTSLAAVPQRGTFLFSKIAVAAGLALAVGMVTSFVAFFLGQAMLGSHRAAIGDPHVLRAVIGGGVYMTLIAVFSMGVASMLRSPMLSLGILMPFFFLISNILGNVDATKKIGRFLPDQAGSKIMQVVTPIDDDAPYGPWGGLGIMVLWAVAALLGGYGLLKRRDA, from the coding sequence ATGGCGGCGATCCAGGTCGTACAGTCCGAGTGGACCAAGATCCGGTCGGTGGCGTCCACGGTGTGGACGCTCTCCCTCTCCGTGGTCGTCACCGTCGCGCTCGGCATGCTCATCTCGGCGCTGTCCAGGCACGAGTTCGACAACATGAGCCAGAAGGACCGGCTCTCCTTCGACCCGACGTTCATCAGTTTCGCCGGCATGAGCCTCGGTCAGCTGGCCATGATCGTGTTCGGCGTGCTGGTCGTCTCGAACGAGTACAGCACCGGCATGATCCGCACCTCGCTGGCCGCGGTCCCCCAGCGCGGCACCTTCCTGTTCAGCAAGATCGCCGTGGCGGCCGGCCTCGCCCTCGCCGTCGGCATGGTCACCAGCTTCGTCGCCTTCTTCCTCGGGCAGGCGATGCTCGGCTCGCACCGGGCCGCCATCGGCGATCCGCATGTCCTGCGCGCCGTGATCGGCGGCGGTGTCTACATGACCCTCATCGCGGTGTTCTCGATGGGCGTCGCCTCGATGCTGCGCTCGCCGATGCTGTCGCTGGGCATCCTGATGCCGTTCTTCTTCCTGATCTCCAACATCCTGGGCAACGTCGACGCGACGAAGAAGATCGGCCGGTTCCTGCCCGACCAGGCCGGCAGCAAGATCATGCAGGTGGTCACGCCGATCGACGACGACGCTCCCTACGGTCCCTGGGGCGGACTCGGGATCATGGTGCTGTGGGCCGTCGCCGCACTGCTCGGCGGGTACGGGTTGCTGAAGAGGCGGGACGCGTGA
- a CDS encoding ABC transporter ATP-binding protein, giving the protein MIELEGLTKRYGEKLAVNNLTFTVRPGLVTGFLGPNGAGKSTTMRMMLGLDRPTTGDVRIDGKHYDRLKEPLKYIGALLDAKAMHGGRSAFNHLLCLAQSNGIPKRRVAEVLDTVGLTAVAKKKAKGFSLGMGQRLGIAGALLGDPRILMFDEPVNGLDPEGIHWIRNLMKSLAAQGRTVFVSSHLMSEMALTAEHLVVIGQGRLLADTSMADFIEQNSRSYIRVRSPQRERLLDVLQEAGVTVIESGSGVLEVDGGKAEQIGELAAQHQLVLHELSPQQASLEEAFMQLTAESVEYHAHADTPHEAPAPPERPHWGEDWKRS; this is encoded by the coding sequence ATGATCGAGCTGGAGGGCCTGACCAAGCGCTACGGCGAGAAGCTGGCGGTCAACAACCTCACGTTCACCGTCAGACCCGGCCTGGTGACCGGTTTCCTCGGGCCGAACGGGGCCGGCAAGTCGACGACGATGCGCATGATGCTCGGGCTCGACCGGCCCACCACAGGGGACGTCCGTATCGACGGCAAGCACTACGACCGCCTGAAGGAACCCCTGAAGTACATCGGCGCCCTGCTGGACGCCAAGGCCATGCACGGCGGACGCAGCGCCTTCAACCATCTGCTGTGCCTGGCCCAGAGCAACGGCATCCCGAAGCGGCGGGTGGCCGAGGTCCTGGACACCGTGGGCCTCACGGCGGTGGCGAAGAAGAAGGCCAAGGGGTTCTCGCTCGGCATGGGACAACGACTCGGGATCGCCGGCGCGCTGCTGGGCGATCCGCGGATCCTGATGTTCGACGAGCCGGTCAACGGCCTCGATCCCGAGGGCATCCACTGGATCCGAAACCTGATGAAATCGCTCGCGGCGCAGGGCCGTACGGTCTTCGTCTCCTCCCACCTCATGAGCGAGATGGCGCTGACCGCCGAGCACCTCGTGGTCATCGGACAGGGGCGGCTGCTCGCCGACACCTCCATGGCCGACTTCATCGAGCAGAACTCACGGTCGTACATCCGCGTCCGCTCCCCGCAGCGCGAGCGGCTGCTGGACGTGCTGCAGGAGGCCGGGGTCACCGTCATCGAGTCCGGCAGCGGGGTGCTGGAGGTGGACGGCGGCAAGGCCGAGCAGATCGGCGAGCTGGCCGCGCAGCACCAGCTCGTGCTGCACGAGCTGAGCCCCCAGCAGGCCTCCCTGGAGGAGGCGTTCATGCAGCTGACCGCGGAGTCGGTGGAGTACCACGCGCACGCCGACACACCCCACGAGGCGCCGGCGCCCCCTGAGCGGCCGCACTGGGGCGAGGACTGGAAGAGGAGCTGA
- a CDS encoding cellulose-binding protein, translating to MSDTSPYGFELVRRGYDRAQVDERISKLVSDRDSALARITALEKRIEELHLETQNAQAQVTDAEPSYAGLGARVEKILRLAEEEAKDLREEARRAAEQHRELAESAAQQVRNDAESFAAERKSKAEDEGVRIVEKAKSDASQLRSEAQKDAQSKREEADALFEETRAKAAQAAADFETNLAKRREQSERDLASRQQKAEKRLAEIEHRAEQLRLEAEKLRTDAERRARQTVETAQRQAEDIVADANAKADRIRSESERELAALTNRRDSINAQLTNVREMLATLTGAAVAAAGSPAEDEPISRGVPAQQSR from the coding sequence ATGAGCGACACTTCCCCCTACGGCTTCGAGCTTGTGCGGCGTGGGTACGACCGCGCTCAGGTGGACGAACGCATCTCGAAGCTCGTCTCCGACCGTGACAGCGCTCTGGCCCGTATCACCGCCCTGGAAAAGCGCATCGAGGAACTCCACCTCGAAACGCAGAACGCCCAGGCCCAGGTGACCGACGCGGAGCCCTCGTACGCCGGCCTCGGCGCGCGCGTAGAGAAGATCCTCCGCCTCGCCGAGGAGGAGGCCAAGGATCTGCGCGAGGAGGCGCGTCGCGCGGCCGAACAGCACCGCGAGCTGGCGGAGTCGGCGGCCCAGCAGGTCCGCAACGACGCAGAATCGTTCGCTGCGGAGCGCAAGTCCAAGGCCGAGGACGAGGGCGTCCGCATCGTCGAGAAGGCCAAGAGCGACGCCTCTCAGCTGCGTTCCGAGGCGCAGAAGGACGCGCAGTCCAAGCGCGAGGAGGCCGACGCCCTCTTCGAGGAGACCCGCGCCAAGGCCGCGCAGGCCGCCGCCGACTTCGAGACGAACCTCGCCAAGCGCCGCGAGCAGTCCGAGCGCGACCTCGCGTCGCGTCAGCAGAAGGCGGAGAAGCGTCTCGCGGAGATCGAGCACCGCGCGGAGCAGCTGCGCCTGGAGGCGGAGAAGCTGCGCACGGACGCCGAGCGCCGCGCCCGCCAGACGGTGGAGACGGCTCAGCGCCAGGCCGAGGACATCGTGGCCGACGCCAACGCCAAGGCCGACCGGATCCGTTCGGAATCCGAGCGCGAGCTGGCCGCCCTCACCAACCGCCGCGACAGCATCAACGCCCAGCTGACGAACGTCCGCGAGATGCTCGCGACGCTCACGGGCGCCGCGGTGGCCGCCGCCGGTTCGCCGGCCGAGGACGAGCCGATCTCCCGTGGAGTTCCGGCGCAGCAGTCCCGGTAA